From a single Pirellulaceae bacterium genomic region:
- a CDS encoding AMP-binding protein, protein MHDAKPLGKPSDEHVTLRALKRLKSVNQPIKVADSTGVKLSSRDLLIRSLALRRYLLREVLGDDEQRVGVFLPPTVPGVAVNLAVSLAGRVAVNLNYTASSAQLKQCCELAGLKHVLTSRKFVEKVGLDVGAPQVFLEDVRDKITLGDKLSALLNVRLRSATSLHRALGLSHLRSSDPVTILFTSGSTGFPKGVVLSSSNVSSNIDGVNELIRLSERDMVLGILPFFHSFGYTVTLWTPLCLECCCAYHFSPLEARPIAKLAQEFKATILLSTPTFLRSYIRRVEPEQFKTLEVVVVGAEKMPIAVAEEFEQRFGVRPVEGYGTTELSPIVSVNVPKSRATANRSGLREGSVGLPYSHVQARVVSVDTDQPLPTGESGLLEIRGENVMQGYLDRPDLTADVMHGEWYRTGDMAKIDEDGFIYITGRLSRFSKIGGEMVPHVLIEDSINELVGLDDEGRQRVAVASVPDVKRGERLVVLHTPGLSLTPGDIVKGLSNKGLPNIYLPSEDSFVEVPGIPMLGTGKLDLKALQQMARDLFANQ, encoded by the coding sequence ATGCACGACGCCAAACCACTCGGCAAGCCCAGTGACGAACACGTCACATTACGAGCGCTCAAGCGACTCAAGTCGGTCAACCAACCCATCAAAGTTGCCGACTCAACCGGTGTCAAGCTATCCAGCCGCGACTTACTGATTCGTAGCTTGGCCCTGCGCCGCTACTTGCTGCGCGAAGTGTTGGGAGACGACGAGCAGCGCGTAGGAGTGTTCCTGCCGCCCACCGTCCCCGGCGTGGCCGTCAATCTGGCGGTCAGCTTGGCTGGGCGAGTAGCCGTCAATCTGAATTACACAGCCAGCTCAGCCCAGCTCAAACAATGCTGCGAACTGGCTGGTTTGAAGCATGTGCTGACCAGTCGCAAGTTCGTTGAAAAGGTAGGGCTGGATGTCGGTGCCCCGCAAGTATTCCTGGAGGATGTCCGCGACAAGATCACCTTGGGTGACAAGTTATCGGCGCTGCTCAATGTTCGACTGCGGTCGGCCACATCGCTGCATCGTGCGTTAGGATTGTCGCATCTGCGTAGTTCCGACCCCGTGACCATCCTGTTTACTTCGGGATCGACTGGGTTTCCGAAAGGTGTTGTGCTGAGTAGTTCGAATGTGTCCAGCAATATCGACGGCGTTAACGAATTAATCCGACTGAGCGAACGCGACATGGTGTTGGGGATTTTGCCCTTCTTTCATTCTTTTGGATACACGGTGACGCTGTGGACCCCACTGTGCCTAGAGTGCTGTTGCGCCTACCACTTTAGCCCGCTGGAAGCGCGGCCCATCGCCAAATTGGCGCAAGAATTTAAGGCCACCATCCTGCTGTCCACTCCCACCTTCCTGAGATCTTATATTCGTCGCGTCGAGCCAGAACAGTTTAAGACCCTTGAGGTCGTGGTCGTGGGGGCAGAAAAAATGCCAATCGCGGTAGCCGAAGAGTTTGAACAGCGGTTTGGCGTTCGTCCCGTGGAGGGCTATGGAACTACGGAACTCAGTCCGATCGTCAGCGTGAACGTGCCCAAGTCGCGGGCTACTGCCAACCGATCGGGTTTGCGCGAAGGCAGCGTCGGATTGCCCTACAGCCACGTGCAGGCACGCGTTGTTTCGGTCGATACTGACCAACCGTTGCCGACTGGGGAATCCGGATTGCTAGAAATTCGTGGTGAGAACGTTATGCAGGGCTATTTGGATCGACCTGATTTGACCGCAGATGTGATGCACGGCGAATGGTATCGTACCGGCGACATGGCCAAGATCGACGAAGATGGATTCATTTACATTACCGGACGGCTCAGTCGATTTTCCAAGATTGGCGGCGAGATGGTTCCGCACGTGCTGATCGAAGATTCGATCAATGAACTGGTCGGCTTGGACGATGAGGGCCGGCAGCGCGTGGCCGTGGCTTCGGTTCCTGATGTCAAGCGCGGTGAACGTTTGGTTGTTTTGCATACACCTGGTCTTTCGCTAACACCCGGTGACATCGTCAAGGGCTTGTCCAATAAAGGGTTACCCAATATCTATTTGCCCAGCGAAGATAGCTTCGTTGAAGTTCCTGGAATCCCCATGTTGGGAACCGGCAAACTGGACCTCAAGGCGTTGCAGCAAATGGCTAGAGATTTGTTTGCGAATCAGTAG
- a CDS encoding FAD-binding protein has translation MQLSSHDLLAQLSNLLPPDRLQSDHCALAAFQSDGLTAFAVKPRAVVVPQSVDEVIKLVRWCHDNRVPMVARGSGTSLSGGSLPHADGIVIALNRLNRILKVDLENRLAIVEPGVINSKLTAAVEHAGLYYAPDPSSQQVCTIGGNVAFNSGGAHCLKYGMTSNHILAMRVVLGSGEVVTVGQAGGEAIGPDMVGLMVGGEGLLGIVIELTVRLLPKPESYHTVLAGYETLERAGQAVAKIIGSGLLPAAIEIMDRLSMQAATAAVGAQYPPDVEAVLIVELDGSRDAVSAERQILDDLLAASGSSAIHVAQSAAERATIWKGRKSVFSAVGRLSPDFIVQDGVVPRSQLGYALTQIQRLSQEAEIRVANVFHAGDGNLHPLILFDGSRPGQLQAAEELAARIVQLCIELGGSITGEHGVGMEKRQFLPGMFSENSIQFMKRLRRACDPHEISNPGKMFPSAEAASLGMYGLHPLEQQGVASRM, from the coding sequence ATGCAACTAAGCAGCCACGACCTGTTAGCTCAATTGAGCAATCTGCTGCCGCCGGATCGCCTGCAGAGCGACCACTGTGCTCTGGCCGCTTTTCAAAGCGACGGTCTGACCGCCTTTGCGGTGAAACCGCGAGCGGTTGTCGTACCGCAATCGGTCGACGAGGTGATCAAGCTTGTGCGTTGGTGCCATGACAACCGCGTTCCCATGGTAGCTCGAGGTAGCGGCACCAGCCTATCTGGTGGATCGTTACCTCATGCCGATGGCATTGTTATCGCTCTGAATCGGCTGAATCGAATCCTAAAGGTCGATCTGGAGAACCGGTTGGCTATCGTCGAGCCTGGCGTTATTAACTCCAAGCTGACAGCCGCCGTCGAACATGCCGGACTGTACTACGCGCCTGATCCTAGTAGTCAGCAGGTTTGCACGATTGGCGGCAATGTGGCCTTTAATTCGGGGGGAGCGCACTGCCTGAAGTACGGCATGACCAGCAATCATATTTTGGCGATGAGGGTGGTCCTGGGAAGCGGTGAAGTCGTTACAGTCGGTCAAGCAGGTGGTGAGGCAATCGGTCCCGACATGGTCGGTCTAATGGTCGGTGGCGAGGGACTATTGGGCATTGTCATCGAGCTTACGGTGCGGTTGTTACCCAAACCGGAAAGTTATCACACGGTGTTGGCTGGCTACGAAACATTGGAACGCGCTGGCCAAGCGGTCGCTAAGATTATTGGCAGTGGCCTATTGCCAGCGGCGATTGAGATTATGGATCGACTCAGCATGCAAGCTGCCACAGCCGCCGTCGGTGCTCAGTATCCTCCAGACGTTGAAGCAGTGTTGATTGTCGAGCTGGATGGCAGCCGCGATGCCGTATCTGCCGAACGACAGATACTGGACGATCTGCTGGCAGCCAGTGGTTCAAGTGCCATTCATGTCGCGCAGTCTGCGGCTGAGCGAGCCACGATATGGAAGGGCCGCAAGAGCGTTTTCTCGGCGGTGGGGCGATTGAGTCCAGATTTTATCGTCCAGGATGGTGTGGTGCCGCGCAGCCAGCTCGGATACGCTCTAACTCAAATCCAGCGGCTCAGTCAAGAAGCCGAAATTCGGGTAGCCAACGTATTCCATGCTGGCGATGGCAATCTGCATCCACTGATTCTGTTTGACGGCAGCCGGCCAGGCCAATTACAGGCCGCCGAAGAATTGGCGGCCCGAATTGTCCAGTTGTGCATCGAGCTTGGCGGCTCCATTACCGGCGAACACGGTGTGGGTATGGAAAAGCGGCAGTTTTTGCCAGGCATGTTCTCGGAAAACTCCATCCAGTTCATGAAACGACTCCGCCGCGCCTGCGATCCCCACGAAATCTCCAATCCTGGTAAAATGTTCCCCTCTGCCGAAGCGGCATCGCTCGGAATGTATGGCTTGCACCCACTGGAACAGCAAGGGGTGGCCAGCCGCATGTAG
- a CDS encoding alanine--glyoxylate aminotransferase family protein gives MSDFTALRPSQRVLMGPGPSDVSQRVLQALAAPTLGHLDPEYLRIMDETRSMLRQVFQTQNEMTLAISGTGSAGMEACVCNLVEPGDEVIICVNGVFGGRMRDVAQRYGAIVHTVEAPWGSAIEPEQIEEALRQHPQTRIVGIVHAETSTGVHQPMDEIASIVGRHGGLLLLDAVTSLGGIDVPIDRWQVDACYSGTQKCLSCPPGLSPVTFSSRALQRIDRRRNKVTSWYLDITMLRNYWGSDRVYHHTAPINMTYALRESLQMILEEGLPQRVARHQRNHAALRAGLEAMGMNYVPQSSLTTLNAVYIPEGVDDLTVRQRLLNDYGIEIGAGLGPFKGKVWRIGLMGSSCTQRHVMLILSALGEILYRDGKLGSPGTGLAAASEALMSIDSV, from the coding sequence ATGTCTGACTTCACAGCACTCCGGCCTTCACAACGAGTCTTGATGGGCCCTGGACCCAGCGACGTATCGCAGCGAGTCTTGCAAGCCCTGGCCGCCCCTACGCTCGGACACTTGGACCCCGAGTATTTGCGCATCATGGATGAAACTCGGTCGATGCTACGTCAGGTCTTTCAAACCCAAAATGAAATGACTCTGGCCATTTCGGGCACCGGTAGTGCGGGTATGGAAGCCTGCGTGTGCAATTTGGTCGAGCCTGGTGACGAGGTCATCATTTGCGTCAACGGAGTCTTTGGCGGGCGCATGAGGGATGTCGCTCAGCGGTACGGGGCCATCGTACACACGGTTGAGGCTCCCTGGGGCAGTGCTATTGAACCTGAGCAAATCGAAGAAGCCCTGCGGCAACATCCGCAAACGCGAATTGTTGGAATCGTACACGCCGAAACCAGCACCGGTGTGCATCAACCGATGGACGAAATCGCAAGCATCGTTGGACGTCATGGCGGGTTATTGCTCCTGGACGCGGTTACCAGTCTGGGCGGCATTGACGTCCCCATTGACCGATGGCAAGTGGACGCTTGTTATAGTGGCACGCAGAAATGTTTGAGCTGTCCTCCTGGATTGTCGCCCGTGACATTTTCCAGCCGGGCTCTGCAGCGCATTGATCGTCGGCGAAACAAAGTCACCAGTTGGTATCTGGACATCACCATGCTTCGCAACTATTGGGGCAGCGACCGCGTCTATCACCACACCGCGCCGATCAATATGACTTATGCATTGCGGGAATCTTTGCAAATGATCTTGGAAGAAGGATTGCCACAGCGAGTCGCCCGCCATCAACGAAATCATGCGGCCCTGCGAGCCGGTTTGGAAGCGATGGGAATGAACTATGTTCCCCAGTCATCGCTGACGACACTCAACGCTGTCTACATTCCCGAAGGGGTCGATGACCTGACTGTTCGCCAGCGGCTGCTGAACGATTACGGTATCGAAATTGGCGCTGGATTGGGGCCTTTCAAGGGCAAAGTTTGGCGAATTGGGCTCATGGGCAGTAGTTGCACTCAGCGGCATGTGATGCTGATCCTGTCGGCGCTGGGGGAAATCCTGTATCGGGACGGCAAACTGGGAAGTCCGGGAACTGGTCTAGCGGCCGCCAGCGAGGCACTAATGTCCATCGATTCTGTTTAG
- a CDS encoding DUF721 domain-containing protein, which translates to MTPEQRELWDLQQIKQRPSRVRAKHIGHSMRNLMARHGLAQTQAANELAVAWQSAVGPQLSALTRPCTIQRGVLQVLVRDSSALQELQLCRKQVLAALQQALPQANIRDLRGKIA; encoded by the coding sequence ATGACGCCAGAGCAACGCGAGCTGTGGGATCTACAGCAAATAAAACAGCGCCCGAGCCGAGTTCGCGCCAAGCATATCGGGCACTCCATGAGGAACCTCATGGCCCGCCATGGCTTGGCACAAACCCAAGCAGCCAACGAGCTGGCGGTAGCCTGGCAATCCGCCGTGGGGCCGCAATTGTCTGCGCTAACAAGGCCGTGCACGATCCAACGCGGCGTACTGCAGGTTCTCGTGCGCGACAGTTCGGCACTGCAAGAACTACAGCTCTGTCGCAAACAGGTGCTGGCAGCGCTCCAGCAGGCCCTGCCGCAAGCCAACATCCGCGATCTACGCGGCAAGATCGCTTGA
- a CDS encoding putative manganese-dependent inorganic diphosphatase, whose translation MSLLVVGHRNPDTDAICAALAYADLLRRTVRPDAVAICCGPPNQRTEYVLRRADMSPPRMVMDVRPEVGNFCRRSPVVAYEDEVFSQVYERMQQHNISAMPVLNRDGGLLGLLTLLDLMRIIFEGDSDHLAARKVTASIRDIATVLGGKLQQAIDPDEVIDLMILVGAMSAEGFTERLHQFPARQLIVVSGNRPTIHLPALEHGVRVLVVTGGYELSAGLMKLAKMNKVTVISCALDTASTTMRIKSARRIATAVQAVCVTLPAKTQIADARTWVARTRQKLFPVLDDKGMLYGVLSKSDLVNPPKPQLVLVDHNELTQAVEGAAEADIIEVLDHHRLGGSLRSEQPIRFINEPVGSTCTLVARQFRQAGLEPTSSIALCMVAGIISDTLRLRSPTTTDVDREMLSWLSGLCRVDMDEFVNDFFAVGSALRTHSAQNVLHEDCKEFEERGHRFSISQIEETGFDLFWDRREELFVALGELARQRRLDFSALLVTDIITNGSLLLLSGEPDFGEELNYPRLERCLYRLDGVVSRKKQLLPLISKLLGDTRLASSR comes from the coding sequence ATGAGTTTGCTTGTAGTAGGACATCGCAATCCAGATACCGATGCCATTTGCGCGGCACTAGCCTATGCCGACTTGTTAAGGCGCACGGTGCGGCCCGATGCCGTAGCCATTTGCTGCGGGCCGCCCAATCAACGCACCGAATACGTGCTCCGCCGTGCAGACATGTCGCCACCGCGCATGGTGATGGACGTGCGGCCTGAAGTAGGCAATTTTTGCCGCCGTAGCCCGGTAGTCGCCTACGAAGACGAAGTTTTTTCGCAGGTCTACGAGCGCATGCAGCAGCACAATATTAGCGCTATGCCAGTTTTGAATCGTGACGGTGGATTGCTTGGACTACTGACCCTGCTGGACCTCATGAGAATCATTTTCGAAGGTGATTCGGATCACTTGGCCGCACGCAAGGTCACAGCATCAATTCGAGATATCGCCACGGTATTAGGCGGCAAGCTACAACAAGCCATCGACCCAGATGAAGTGATCGACTTGATGATCTTAGTTGGGGCTATGAGTGCCGAGGGGTTCACCGAGCGTTTGCATCAATTCCCGGCGCGGCAATTGATCGTAGTCAGTGGCAATCGCCCTACCATTCACTTGCCTGCCCTGGAGCATGGTGTACGAGTGTTGGTAGTCACTGGCGGCTACGAATTGTCGGCCGGGCTGATGAAGCTGGCCAAGATGAATAAGGTGACAGTGATTTCGTGCGCTCTGGATACTGCTTCAACAACCATGCGCATCAAATCGGCGCGACGGATCGCTACGGCGGTACAGGCGGTCTGCGTAACCTTGCCGGCCAAGACGCAAATCGCCGACGCGCGAACCTGGGTTGCTCGGACTCGTCAGAAGCTGTTTCCGGTCTTGGACGACAAAGGCATGTTGTACGGCGTATTGTCTAAGTCGGACCTCGTAAATCCTCCTAAGCCGCAGCTGGTGCTGGTGGATCACAACGAACTGACTCAGGCGGTCGAAGGCGCTGCTGAAGCCGATATTATCGAAGTGCTGGACCACCATCGACTGGGAGGTTCGTTGCGCTCTGAACAACCGATTCGGTTCATCAACGAGCCCGTTGGTTCTACCTGTACGCTAGTGGCGCGACAATTTCGTCAAGCCGGCCTCGAACCTACATCCAGCATAGCGTTGTGCATGGTAGCAGGGATCATTTCCGATACGCTGCGCCTGCGATCACCGACGACTACCGACGTGGACCGGGAGATGTTGAGCTGGTTAAGCGGATTGTGTCGAGTAGATATGGACGAGTTTGTGAATGACTTCTTTGCAGTCGGTTCGGCTCTGCGGACACATTCGGCTCAGAATGTGTTGCACGAAGATTGCAAAGAGTTTGAGGAGCGTGGGCATCGCTTTTCCATTTCCCAAATTGAAGAGACTGGATTTGACCTGTTTTGGGATCGGCGCGAAGAGTTGTTCGTGGCCCTGGGTGAATTAGCTCGCCAGCGCCGATTGGACTTTAGCGCACTGTTGGTAACCGACATTATTACCAACGGCAGCCTGCTGCTTTTATCTGGCGAACCTGACTTTGGCGAAGAGTTGAATTACCCACGACTGGAGCGATGTCTATATCGCCTAGATGGTGTCGTCAGTCGCAAGAAGCAGCTTTTACCACTGATCTCCAAATTGTTGGGCGACACTCGGCTGGCCAGTTCGCGTTGA